The proteins below are encoded in one region of Paenibacillus albus:
- a CDS encoding helix-turn-helix domain-containing protein, protein MENKLTLTVNEISELLGVSTDCIYAMVREKQIPHIRIRRRILFYQESIKDWLKQGCS, encoded by the coding sequence ATGGAGAATAAACTCACTCTAACTGTTAATGAAATCTCTGAACTTCTTGGTGTCTCAACGGATTGTATCTATGCGATGGTCCGTGAGAAACAAATACCTCATATCAGAATAAGAAGGAGAATCTTATTTTATCAGGAGTCGATAAAAGATTGGCTCAAACAAGGATGTTCTTAG
- a CDS encoding McrB family protein: MSLSIILGNSHISMPSRENTQARIQGRKKFVDRFPLKHLADMTIEEYASIHSKDTFIYWLERKSILAGIGGGNSSKFGIYCAKDGKYYKGYGPKKALLEGATLQEEFHKLKDQILTTIRVAKEGRLEEIPTNGLLWDMVLLKILNIYVPERFFNIYSRAVLVPLAEDLSLDSVLNLRDASIILINAKVLELLRDQDVFFQWDNVAIATYIWNQSNLEKKRSYWLTGYTYGSGNTQLQQFLEKGVVGTNFLDYDFSGSLDLDQRDLDKKIEEAAEEDKEKKALQSFLRMRQGDYVALKATYVKKGLSILKICAIGVISEDPAEGYEFDSQLGHTLPVNWLDTDEAEYEGLGYFRRTVEAVKKEEVIMTIFGKYLEEQGGAESTDDSIGKVPVPISRPFGERNQILYGPPGTGKTYHVVDTSLQILDPERYKELNELNNRKMIGDAFRQYINKGQLIFTTFHPSYAYEDFIEGLKSDGQGGFEPTDGVFKRASIEALFLGLPIEGSIKKDLTYESKKNRVMQALQNGLPFDFRHAERMVVVIDEINRGNISKIFGELITLLEADKRRNEDNEIMVMLPYSRDRFILPPNLYVVGTMNTADRSIALLDTALRRRFAFREMMPDPMLLVNTLDELQLDVLLETMNRRIEVLYDREHTIGHAFFIGVKSVEELVVVFQNKVIPLLQEYFYEDWEKIGLILGGIGKSELEPYIIYKRTNSISSLFKTSSSLSHFEETEYRIKQSFTLEELRAIYE; the protein is encoded by the coding sequence ATGTCATTGTCTATAATTTTAGGAAACAGTCATATTTCTATGCCTAGTAGGGAAAATACACAGGCTCGTATACAAGGTAGAAAAAAATTCGTTGACCGGTTTCCTTTAAAGCATCTAGCCGATATGACGATAGAAGAGTATGCAAGCATTCACTCCAAAGATACTTTTATCTATTGGTTGGAACGCAAGAGTATCCTTGCGGGAATCGGTGGGGGTAACTCCTCAAAGTTTGGCATTTATTGTGCAAAGGACGGTAAGTATTACAAGGGTTACGGTCCAAAGAAAGCGTTGCTCGAAGGAGCTACATTACAGGAAGAGTTTCATAAACTGAAAGATCAAATACTAACGACTATTAGGGTAGCTAAAGAAGGCCGCCTTGAAGAAATTCCGACGAATGGTCTGCTGTGGGATATGGTGTTGCTAAAAATCCTAAATATTTATGTACCAGAGCGTTTCTTTAATATTTATTCGAGGGCTGTACTTGTTCCATTGGCTGAGGATCTTAGTTTAGACAGCGTGTTAAATTTAAGGGATGCTTCCATTATTCTAATCAATGCCAAAGTCCTTGAGTTACTTCGGGATCAGGACGTTTTCTTCCAATGGGATAACGTGGCTATTGCGACATACATATGGAATCAAAGCAACCTGGAAAAGAAACGTTCCTATTGGCTAACCGGGTACACTTATGGGAGTGGAAATACACAATTACAGCAGTTCTTGGAGAAGGGTGTCGTTGGGACAAATTTTCTTGACTATGACTTCTCGGGCAGTCTAGACCTGGATCAACGTGATTTAGATAAGAAAATCGAGGAAGCAGCAGAAGAGGATAAGGAAAAGAAAGCCCTGCAATCCTTTCTTCGCATGCGTCAGGGCGATTATGTTGCTCTGAAAGCAACTTACGTAAAAAAGGGGCTCTCAATTCTAAAAATATGTGCAATAGGGGTTATTTCAGAGGATCCTGCAGAGGGTTATGAGTTTGACTCTCAGCTCGGGCATACTCTCCCTGTTAATTGGCTGGATACAGATGAAGCGGAATATGAAGGACTTGGGTATTTTAGAAGAACCGTCGAGGCGGTAAAAAAGGAAGAGGTGATTATGACGATTTTCGGTAAATATCTCGAGGAGCAAGGCGGAGCTGAAAGCACGGATGATAGTATTGGAAAAGTACCGGTACCAATATCGCGTCCTTTCGGTGAACGAAATCAAATTCTGTACGGTCCCCCAGGGACGGGAAAAACTTATCATGTTGTAGACACATCCCTGCAAATTTTGGATCCCGAGCGATATAAAGAGTTAAATGAACTGAACAATAGGAAGATGATAGGAGATGCTTTCCGCCAATATATAAACAAAGGGCAGCTGATCTTTACGACCTTCCACCCATCATACGCCTATGAGGATTTCATTGAAGGGCTGAAATCGGATGGTCAAGGTGGTTTCGAGCCAACAGATGGGGTGTTCAAGCGTGCATCCATTGAGGCGTTGTTCCTAGGGCTGCCAATTGAAGGCTCTATTAAGAAGGATTTAACCTATGAGAGTAAGAAAAATCGAGTTATGCAGGCGCTGCAGAACGGCCTGCCCTTTGATTTTAGGCACGCAGAGAGAATGGTAGTCGTCATTGATGAAATTAACCGTGGTAACATCTCAAAGATATTCGGTGAGCTTATTACCTTGTTGGAGGCTGATAAAAGGCGGAATGAAGATAATGAAATCATGGTTATGTTGCCGTATTCCCGCGATCGGTTTATATTACCACCTAATCTGTATGTTGTAGGAACGATGAATACAGCTGACCGATCCATTGCATTGTTGGACACGGCACTCCGGCGCCGGTTTGCATTCCGTGAGATGATGCCAGACCCCATGCTTTTGGTTAATACGTTAGATGAATTACAGCTGGATGTGTTGCTGGAAACGATGAATAGGCGAATTGAAGTTTTATATGATAGGGAGCATACTATCGGACATGCCTTTTTCATAGGTGTTAAGAGTGTTGAGGAATTGGTCGTAGTGTTCCAAAATAAGGTGATCCCTTTGCTCCAGGAGTACTTTTATGAGGACTGGGAGAAGATTGGGTTGATTCTCGGAGGAATAGGTAAGAGCGAACTCGAGCCATATATCATTTATAAAAGAACAAACTCCATAAGCTCATTATTTAAAACTTCTTCATCCTTAAGCCATTTCGAAGAGACTGAGTACCGAATTAAGCAGTCGTTCACATTGGAGGAGCTTCGAGCGATCTATGAGTAA
- a CDS encoding N-6 DNA methylase, whose protein sequence is MEYSNRNIQIVNKDFPMLEDTMLTLEKKLIEQGTILTPRIVCEILQNLISENTKDSIKEILVPGSGSGRILNIFKELNASITAIEINPLLVTLSESFHPDVNHFPVDFLTWKDDKKFDLIVGHFPIGYGQTKSTHLENEFFKKSLEFLTEDGTLICIVPDSFLVINKYEDTRKHVIRNYSLEAVLNLPKVFFPNIYIGSSVVVVRKRKQKDNVYFGLIKNDQTVSEKFSVASDILTNRWDMSYYDPKHIELANKLMGLETKELSELAEVIRGNNYKSDEIKTSGEFLILSGKNLKEDAITLTPKDRYINMISKKDQFKVLKSGDIIVNLLFNERKLYVYKDSDPKAVISNNCAIIRSTQNQYIKTYLSTPDGKEIFAMQTDRLQSGTTISFLNISNLKK, encoded by the coding sequence ATGGAATATAGCAACCGAAATATACAAATAGTAAATAAAGACTTCCCAATGCTAGAAGATACAATGTTAACTCTAGAAAAGAAGCTTATCGAGCAAGGCACAATTCTCACGCCAAGAATAGTTTGTGAAATATTACAAAACTTAATTAGTGAAAATACTAAAGATAGCATAAAAGAGATTTTAGTTCCTGGCTCAGGATCAGGTCGAATTCTCAACATTTTCAAAGAGCTGAATGCTAGTATTACGGCGATCGAAATTAACCCGTTATTAGTAACACTATCCGAGAGTTTTCATCCCGACGTTAATCACTTTCCTGTTGACTTCTTAACTTGGAAAGATGATAAAAAATTTGACCTAATTGTCGGACATTTTCCGATTGGTTACGGCCAAACCAAGTCAACCCATCTCGAAAATGAGTTTTTTAAAAAGTCTCTAGAATTTCTGACGGAAGATGGTACTTTGATTTGTATTGTTCCAGATAGCTTTCTTGTTATAAACAAATATGAGGATACACGCAAACATGTGATTCGGAACTACTCTTTGGAGGCTGTTTTAAATTTACCAAAAGTATTTTTTCCAAATATCTATATTGGATCTTCGGTTGTCGTTGTACGTAAAAGAAAACAAAAGGATAATGTCTATTTCGGACTTATCAAAAACGATCAAACTGTTAGTGAAAAATTTAGTGTAGCGAGTGATATTTTAACTAATAGGTGGGACATGTCCTATTACGATCCAAAACATATTGAATTAGCTAATAAATTAATGGGATTAGAAACTAAGGAATTATCGGAACTTGCCGAGGTAATAAGGGGTAATAACTATAAGTCTGATGAAATAAAGACTTCTGGAGAATTCTTAATACTTAGTGGAAAAAATCTAAAAGAAGATGCTATAACTCTCACCCCAAAAGACCGGTATATAAATATGATCTCCAAAAAGGATCAATTTAAAGTTCTAAAGTCAGGGGATATAATAGTTAACTTACTTTTTAACGAAAGAAAGTTATATGTGTATAAAGATTCTGACCCAAAAGCAGTTATAAGTAATAATTGTGCAATCATTCGATCAACTCAAAATCAATATATTAAAACGTACCTATCAACACCGGATGGTAAAGAAATATTTGCAATGCAAACAGATCGATTACAAAGTGGAACCACAATTAGTTTCCTGAATATCTCAAATTTAAAAAAGTGA
- a CDS encoding tyrosine-type recombinase/integrase: MAARGWIKSDDELSKLVQQSNEILNKGAYFNLMQQLNCTARHTKGGLSIKTQRQYYHHMDLFIRYLSDNFGTQNLANISGKHIAGYVEERQSEGKSASTIALDLCAIRYFHDQMGGSNTRHRIPNNTQLQSRFGVSLESRVYGKVVRRWAWEEVNSMIELAEVYGRSNIAHMLRLAAELGLRIHEIVRLSQHDLKTAIRTCLLHVKGKNGLERDVPLRGNITDHLRVLYLSHLPGDTKVFVDNALKAHQVIQSVQSFIYNHQDQIAVLGIRTAGIGLTFHGLRHLYSYERYHEFCSLGYSQSSARLKVAALIGHSREEITNIYIG, from the coding sequence ATGGCGGCAAGAGGCTGGATTAAAAGTGACGATGAGCTTTCGAAATTGGTGCAGCAAAGCAATGAGATATTGAATAAGGGGGCATATTTTAATCTCATGCAGCAATTAAATTGCACGGCCAGGCATACAAAAGGTGGTCTGAGTATTAAAACCCAACGGCAATACTACCACCACATGGATCTCTTCATTCGATACCTAAGTGATAACTTTGGCACGCAAAACTTGGCTAATATTTCTGGAAAACATATTGCTGGATATGTAGAAGAGCGTCAATCAGAAGGAAAGTCAGCCTCAACAATTGCTCTGGACCTTTGTGCTATTCGGTACTTTCACGACCAGATGGGGGGATCTAATACACGACATAGGATTCCAAATAATACACAACTACAAAGTAGATTTGGAGTTTCGTTGGAATCCCGAGTCTATGGGAAAGTAGTTCGACGTTGGGCATGGGAGGAGGTCAATAGCATGATTGAACTAGCAGAAGTTTATGGAAGGTCTAATATAGCTCATATGCTAAGATTAGCAGCCGAACTCGGTTTAAGAATTCATGAGATTGTTCGTCTATCGCAACATGATTTAAAAACGGCGATTCGTACATGTCTCCTTCACGTAAAAGGGAAGAATGGTCTCGAAAGGGATGTCCCGCTTCGTGGTAATATAACAGATCACTTAAGAGTGTTATACCTATCTCATCTTCCTGGGGACACTAAGGTATTTGTTGATAATGCCCTGAAGGCCCATCAGGTTATCCAATCAGTTCAGTCGTTTATTTATAATCATCAGGATCAAATTGCGGTACTTGGTATAAGGACTGCGGGCATTGGACTGACATTTCATGGACTTAGACACTTATACTCTTATGAACGATATCACGAATTTTGCAGCCTTGGTTATTCGCAGTCAAGTGCTCGATTAAAGGTAGCGGCTTTAATAGGCCATTCAAGGGAAGAGATCACAAATATATATATTGGTTAG
- a CDS encoding helix-turn-helix domain-containing protein: protein MKLEKIFGQLLKQHRMEFGLSQEELAFQAELDRTFISLLENGKRQPTLNTIFSLCEALHLKPSEILKEVEDAFNKR, encoded by the coding sequence TTGAAACTAGAAAAGATCTTTGGACAGTTACTTAAGCAACATCGAATGGAGTTTGGCTTATCACAAGAGGAGTTGGCGTTCCAAGCGGAACTGGATCGGACGTTTATAAGTTTACTTGAAAATGGAAAACGTCAACCAACGCTGAATACGATCTTCTCATTGTGCGAGGCTCTACATCTTAAACCGTCGGAGATATTGAAAGAAGTTGAGGATGCTTTTAATAAAAGATAA
- a CDS encoding nucleoside triphosphate pyrophosphohydrolase, producing the protein MPVYNKLVRDLIPKVIKANGKECRTRILDEEEYEKELAIKLKEESEEYFSAQGPKESLEELADMLEIIRALATVNGTTWEQLEALREKKVEERGGFQDRVYLIDVNDNV; encoded by the coding sequence ATGCCGGTTTACAATAAACTTGTTCGTGATCTTATTCCCAAGGTGATCAAAGCAAATGGTAAGGAATGTCGTACACGTATTTTAGATGAGGAAGAGTATGAAAAAGAGCTTGCCATAAAGCTTAAGGAAGAGTCAGAGGAATACTTCTCAGCTCAAGGTCCAAAAGAATCATTAGAGGAACTTGCGGATATGCTTGAGATCATTCGGGCGTTGGCCACCGTAAATGGTACAACATGGGAGCAACTTGAAGCCTTGAGAGAAAAGAAGGTGGAAGAACGTGGTGGATTTCAGGATCGGGTGTATCTAATCGATGTCAACGACAACGTTTAA
- a CDS encoding McrC family protein — protein MSNVVVVREAFDWLEARPGSSFIYEDMKELVAYMSKVYPKLEWLELGFNRVKFINIVGTIRLSRVQIDIIPKLRLGEEDGRAALLNMLGVCGYVPYTMESASVSVQVVEVDLLSWIAAGFCLELEKQLKRGVAADYVEVEENSQRLKGRLMIAKHLQLNAADKTRVYCNFDERTTVIPLNFVFCKTLALLQRKVFDPSIRKKILQLSGYLEDLEEPGDIKNMLNQVQFDRQTARFEPAFRLAKLILSQLSVLHRGTKEECFSFLFEVHSLYEMYVGRVLQKMPLGSNAVVWLQHKEVKLLKNDDSGQDNIQLIPDIVLGERQDNGVEVWTVLMDMKWKAAVKYQQDDIYQMYAYVTGYPHAKSAFLLYPATDIPDPSRNWTLAADSGKRIRMRTIRINHWKETKEDLRRILAEAGWTEDL, from the coding sequence ATGAGTAATGTCGTGGTAGTGCGAGAGGCATTCGATTGGTTGGAGGCCCGGCCGGGGAGTTCATTTATATATGAGGATATGAAGGAGCTCGTTGCCTACATGTCCAAGGTTTATCCCAAGCTTGAGTGGTTGGAATTGGGCTTCAATCGGGTTAAATTTATCAACATTGTAGGTACGATTCGTTTATCACGAGTACAAATTGACATTATACCAAAGCTACGGCTAGGGGAAGAAGATGGCAGAGCGGCCCTTCTAAACATGCTGGGGGTATGCGGCTATGTTCCGTACACCATGGAGTCGGCATCTGTTTCAGTACAAGTGGTAGAGGTGGATTTGTTAAGCTGGATAGCTGCTGGCTTCTGTCTTGAATTGGAGAAGCAGTTGAAACGAGGAGTCGCTGCTGACTATGTAGAGGTGGAAGAGAATTCACAACGTCTCAAGGGTAGGCTAATGATAGCCAAGCATTTGCAACTTAATGCGGCAGATAAGACGCGGGTATATTGTAACTTTGATGAAAGAACCACGGTAATTCCTTTAAATTTTGTCTTCTGCAAGACTTTGGCGCTCTTGCAGCGGAAGGTGTTTGATCCCTCAATCAGAAAGAAAATATTGCAACTAAGTGGATATCTAGAGGATCTGGAGGAGCCGGGGGACATTAAAAATATGTTAAACCAGGTGCAATTCGATCGGCAGACAGCAAGATTCGAACCTGCTTTCCGATTGGCGAAATTGATTCTATCCCAATTGTCGGTTTTACACAGAGGAACGAAAGAGGAATGCTTCTCTTTCTTGTTCGAAGTACACTCCCTCTACGAGATGTATGTGGGCCGTGTTCTACAGAAGATGCCACTGGGGAGTAATGCAGTAGTTTGGCTGCAGCATAAAGAAGTCAAACTGCTGAAAAATGATGACTCGGGCCAAGACAACATTCAATTGATTCCCGATATTGTTCTGGGAGAGCGGCAAGATAATGGGGTAGAGGTTTGGACCGTATTAATGGATATGAAATGGAAGGCTGCGGTGAAGTACCAGCAGGATGACATCTATCAGATGTATGCCTATGTGACAGGATATCCGCATGCTAAGAGCGCTTTTCTCTTGTATCCCGCAACGGATATACCTGATCCGAGCAGAAATTGGACGTTGGCAGCTGATTCGGGGAAGCGAATTCGTATGCGTACGATTCGGATTAATCATTGGAAAGAGACGAAGGAGGATTTACGGAGAATCTTAGCGGAAGCAGGATGGACAGAGGATTTATAA
- a CDS encoding zinc-ribbon domain-containing protein, translated as MITLAVKNPEKAKLWYPTKNEDSTLEDVSYGSEKEAWWIVRVST; from the coding sequence ATGATAACCTTAGCAGTAAAAAATCCTGAGAAGGCAAAACTATGGTATCCAACAAAGAATGAGGATTCGACGCTCGAGGATGTCTCCTATGGCTCCGAAAAGGAGGCTTGGTGGATTGTACGGGTATCAACATGA
- a CDS encoding DEAD/DEAH box helicase family protein: MSTTTFNVKLITENLADELIAGMQNASGIYIMTSFIMQSGVRLLAPHLKGAIERGAEVKVLAGDYLFVTQPEGLQALLDIDTRLEARLWRSMGTSFHPKAYLFDYENGEGLLIVGSSNFSVSAMRMGMEWNLAMNAKAEPYTFQVALDKFMQNFYHDSTLPLNEHTIAIYEEEYRICHRKNPELIRMITEMEVDEYRTENKGEPEEQTVTGGEQPPIHARFAQIDALDALERTLEEEYDKAMVVMATGLGKTYLAGFFAQRFKRVLFVAHREEILFQAKRSFQRIMPDKTFGIYNGVMKEGDADCVFASIYTLGMKKHRESFVQDQFDLIVVDEFHHAAAKSYQSVIQYFKPKFLLGITATPDRMDGKDVYALCDGNVAYQIHFIEAIRRGWLSPFQYFGVYDDTDYSSIRWLGTHYDDEQLTALQLKQTLANKIYDAWTEYKQTRTIGFCSSIRQAEFLTGYFQDRGVSAISLHSGTVGITREEAITSLARGSLEVIFTVDLFNEGVDIPSVDTLLFVRPTESLTVFTQQVGRGLRLSEQKSHCSIIDLIGNYRDADVKLRLFASDGGAWGTAKESTIPSVPVGCGLHLEIAVINLLDELSRKKLPHRERLHRSFLDLKNELGRIPTYLELHLHGRSNSWGYRNEFGSYVGFLQWAECLTEEEEELYYKYEAWIRDVEMTVMTKSYKMIVLLHMLKRGPEHWAESVTPKDVASFFHGYLMEKEYRRRIDFSDKDSKRLWEYNETGVSQLIERMPMTKWGSAKGSMTRFEDEVFSLRIEPALEHRSILYRWTKEICLYRLHHHFERKEQKQGPPQ; the protein is encoded by the coding sequence ATGTCAACGACAACGTTTAATGTCAAACTCATTACAGAAAATTTAGCTGACGAGCTCATTGCTGGTATGCAGAATGCATCCGGAATCTATATCATGACTTCTTTTATAATGCAGTCGGGGGTTCGTTTATTGGCGCCTCATCTGAAAGGAGCGATAGAGCGGGGAGCTGAAGTTAAGGTTCTGGCTGGCGATTATCTATTTGTTACGCAGCCTGAAGGCCTGCAGGCATTACTTGATATTGATACACGGCTGGAAGCGCGGTTGTGGAGAAGTATGGGAACGTCATTTCACCCTAAAGCCTATTTATTTGACTATGAAAACGGTGAGGGGCTGCTTATCGTAGGTTCCTCCAACTTCTCCGTGTCTGCTATGAGAATGGGGATGGAATGGAACCTAGCGATGAATGCAAAAGCTGAGCCTTATACCTTTCAAGTCGCTTTGGACAAATTCATGCAGAATTTCTACCACGATTCAACATTACCCTTGAATGAGCACACTATTGCTATCTATGAAGAGGAGTATCGTATCTGCCATCGTAAAAATCCGGAGTTAATCCGCATGATCACAGAGATGGAAGTGGATGAATATCGCACCGAGAATAAGGGGGAACCTGAAGAACAAACAGTTACTGGTGGCGAACAACCTCCTATCCATGCCAGGTTTGCTCAAATCGATGCACTGGATGCACTAGAGAGAACGTTAGAAGAAGAATATGATAAAGCCATGGTTGTCATGGCTACGGGACTTGGAAAGACCTATCTTGCGGGCTTTTTTGCTCAGCGGTTTAAACGCGTGCTATTCGTAGCACATCGTGAAGAAATTCTCTTTCAGGCGAAGCGATCCTTCCAGCGCATCATGCCGGATAAAACCTTCGGTATTTATAATGGAGTCATGAAAGAGGGTGATGCAGACTGTGTGTTTGCTTCAATTTACACACTAGGGATGAAGAAGCACCGTGAATCCTTCGTTCAGGACCAGTTTGATCTTATTGTAGTAGACGAATTCCACCATGCTGCTGCGAAGTCGTATCAATCGGTCATCCAATATTTTAAACCGAAGTTTTTACTGGGCATCACGGCAACACCAGATCGGATGGACGGCAAGGATGTTTATGCTCTTTGTGACGGTAACGTTGCCTATCAGATTCATTTTATTGAGGCCATCCGTCGTGGGTGGTTGTCCCCGTTCCAGTATTTTGGTGTTTATGATGATACCGATTATTCATCCATTAGATGGCTTGGAACGCACTATGATGATGAACAGCTGACTGCGCTACAGCTAAAACAAACGCTGGCTAACAAGATCTACGATGCCTGGACAGAGTACAAGCAAACAAGAACGATTGGTTTTTGCTCATCCATTCGGCAGGCGGAATTTTTGACGGGCTATTTTCAAGACAGGGGAGTTTCAGCGATTAGTCTTCACTCTGGAACAGTAGGAATCACAAGGGAAGAGGCGATTACAAGCCTAGCCAGAGGGAGCTTAGAAGTTATATTTACAGTCGATTTATTTAATGAGGGTGTAGATATACCTAGTGTAGATACCTTGCTGTTTGTTCGGCCTACAGAATCATTAACGGTTTTCACGCAGCAGGTTGGTCGGGGGTTACGATTGTCAGAGCAGAAGTCGCATTGTTCGATCATTGATTTAATTGGAAATTACCGTGATGCAGACGTAAAGCTTCGATTATTCGCAAGTGATGGGGGAGCTTGGGGAACAGCAAAGGAATCTACTATTCCATCTGTACCTGTCGGGTGTGGGCTCCATCTGGAGATAGCAGTTATCAATCTGCTCGATGAGTTAAGCCGTAAGAAGCTGCCACATCGCGAGCGTTTGCATCGTTCTTTCCTTGATCTAAAGAATGAGCTCGGACGAATCCCAACTTATCTAGAGCTTCACCTTCATGGCAGATCCAACAGCTGGGGATATCGGAACGAATTCGGTTCTTACGTTGGTTTTCTTCAATGGGCCGAGTGCTTAACGGAAGAAGAAGAGGAACTATATTATAAATATGAGGCTTGGATCCGTGATGTTGAGATGACGGTCATGACCAAGAGCTATAAAATGATTGTTCTCCTCCATATGCTCAAACGTGGACCGGAACATTGGGCGGAGTCCGTTACCCCTAAGGATGTAGCGTCATTCTTTCACGGTTATCTTATGGAAAAGGAATATCGAAGACGAATCGATTTCTCCGACAAGGACTCGAAACGGCTCTGGGAGTATAATGAGACAGGGGTTAGCCAGCTTATTGAACGCATGCCAATGACGAAGTGGGGTTCGGCTAAAGGGAGCATGACCCGCTTCGAGGATGAGGTGTTTAGTCTAAGAATTGAGCCCGCTCTTGAGCATCGTTCTATCTTGTACCGCTGGACAAAAGAAATTTGTCTTTATAGGCTCCATCATCACTTTGAACGTAAAGAGCAAAAGCAGGGACCCCCTCAGTAA
- a CDS encoding helix-turn-helix domain-containing protein, translated as MNTVTQLEHIQVSPNSRRNVLTFAEAWDEVFEKAISKDKLYAEVRAGRIPHAKIGSKILFRRDTLEAWFKQQESLNVTYSN; from the coding sequence ATGAACACCGTCACACAATTAGAGCATATCCAGGTATCACCAAATAGTCGGCGTAATGTACTAACTTTTGCTGAAGCATGGGACGAAGTATTCGAAAAAGCTATTTCGAAGGACAAGCTCTACGCAGAGGTTAGAGCAGGGCGCATTCCTCATGCAAAGATTGGCTCGAAGATTCTTTTCCGGCGTGACACCTTAGAAGCATGGTTCAAGCAGCAAGAATCTTTGAATGTAACCTATTCCAATTAA